A genomic stretch from Candidatus Dadabacteria bacterium includes:
- the era gene encoding GTPase Era: MVQTASKEGFRSGFISVIGRPNVGKSTLVNSIVGEKVSAVSDKPSTTRNRILGVRTFDDSQLVFLDTPGVYREKSRLGKSMARAVSGALSDADLVAFVTDVEKPFGAADESILKMLRKPSLFVVNKIDKIKKSKLLSILSSAEKFSDKFLEIVPISALTGDGVERLTQLLKKRLPEGPKYFPDDIFTDQPEIFYVSELIREKVFNLTRKEIPYKVAVVVSGFSEDTERNLIRISAEIYVERKSHKGILIGKGGGMLKRIGSEARVDIERILGVKLFLELWVKVKENWTQSDFLIKEFGYGD, encoded by the coding sequence ATGGTCCAAACAGCTTCAAAAGAGGGCTTCAGGTCCGGGTTCATTTCCGTGATAGGACGACCTAATGTCGGAAAATCCACTCTTGTGAATTCCATCGTCGGAGAAAAAGTTTCGGCCGTTTCGGATAAGCCGAGCACTACCAGGAACAGAATTCTGGGAGTAAGGACTTTTGATGATTCCCAGCTGGTTTTTCTCGATACCCCGGGCGTTTACAGGGAGAAAAGCAGGCTCGGGAAATCCATGGCCCGTGCGGTAAGCGGCGCTCTTTCCGACGCTGATCTGGTGGCGTTCGTTACGGACGTGGAAAAGCCTTTCGGGGCGGCTGATGAATCCATACTTAAGATGCTCAGGAAACCTTCCTTGTTTGTCGTGAACAAGATCGACAAGATAAAGAAATCAAAGCTCCTGTCGATACTTTCATCTGCCGAGAAGTTTTCCGATAAGTTCCTCGAAATAGTTCCCATCTCGGCTCTTACGGGCGACGGGGTGGAGCGGCTCACGCAGCTTCTAAAAAAACGCCTGCCCGAAGGGCCGAAATATTTCCCTGATGATATTTTCACGGATCAGCCCGAGATTTTTTACGTAAGCGAACTCATAAGGGAGAAAGTCTTCAATCTCACGCGAAAGGAAATTCCCTATAAAGTGGCGGTGGTGGTCTCGGGATTCAGCGAGGATACGGAACGGAACCTGATCAGGATAAGTGCGGAAATCTATGTTGAGAGAAAAAGCCACAAGGGGATTCTCATAGGAAAGGGCGGGGGGATGCTAAAGCGAATCGGTTCTGAGGCCAGGGTTGATATTGAAAGGATACTGGGAGTTAAGCTGTTTCTTGAGCTTTGGGTCAAGGTTAAGGAGAACTGGACCCAGAGCGATTTCCTTATAAAGGAATTCGGTTACGGGGACTGA
- a CDS encoding deoxyribodipyrimidine photo-lyase, with product MSQAKETANPIIHWFRKDLRLLDNPALAEAAKSARPIVPVYILEDADSDPWAPGGASRWWLHQSLLALNRSLETRGNSLILRRGRPQEVLRELVTETGATAVYCTPLTEPHAIKVDSELPDILKELGAGFRIFDGNLFFPPGSITTKNGEPYKVFTPFYKTCMQSFPLQKPVPAPERLPSSRKPPKSDSLDEWKLLPTKPDWSADWLNMWTPGESGALNSIDSFLENSPEEYRIQRDRPGVKRTSRLSPHFHFGEVSPRTCWHHSLARVKPESQDDLKPFFRQLIWREFSHHLLYHWPKFPEKPFRWKFERFPWARNEEALRRWRQGLTGYPIVDAGMRELWATGWMHNRVRMIAASFLVKHLLNPWQDGAAWFWDTLVDADLANNSVSWQWVAGCGVDAAPFFRIFNPVLQGRKFDPNGAYVRRWVPELTNLPNRYIHEPWTASKNRLENSGVSLGNSYPYPIVDHLTARNRALEVFKYM from the coding sequence ATGAGTCAAGCAAAAGAGACGGCAAACCCAATCATCCACTGGTTCAGAAAGGATCTCAGACTCCTGGATAATCCGGCACTAGCGGAGGCGGCCAAATCCGCTCGGCCCATAGTGCCGGTCTATATACTTGAAGACGCAGATTCAGATCCCTGGGCGCCCGGCGGCGCAAGCAGATGGTGGTTACATCAAAGTCTTTTGGCGCTAAACAGATCCTTGGAAACCCGCGGAAACAGCCTAATTCTGCGTCGCGGCCGACCGCAGGAGGTTCTGAGGGAGTTGGTAACCGAGACCGGCGCCACGGCAGTATACTGCACCCCGCTTACAGAACCGCACGCGATCAAGGTCGATTCGGAACTACCGGATATTCTTAAGGAACTCGGGGCCGGATTCAGGATATTTGACGGGAATCTGTTTTTTCCGCCCGGTTCCATTACGACAAAAAACGGCGAACCCTACAAGGTCTTCACGCCTTTTTACAAAACCTGCATGCAGAGCTTTCCACTCCAGAAGCCCGTGCCCGCCCCCGAACGACTTCCAAGCTCGAGAAAACCCCCCAAGAGCGATTCACTTGATGAGTGGAAGCTTCTGCCGACAAAGCCCGACTGGAGCGCCGACTGGCTTAACATGTGGACGCCCGGCGAATCAGGTGCCCTCAACTCTATTGACTCGTTTCTGGAAAACTCACCAGAGGAATACCGAATTCAACGCGACCGACCTGGTGTGAAGAGAACTTCTCGCCTTTCTCCTCATTTCCATTTTGGAGAAGTATCACCGAGGACATGCTGGCATCATTCGCTTGCAAGAGTAAAACCAGAATCGCAAGATGACCTGAAACCCTTTTTTCGCCAGCTCATATGGCGGGAATTCTCTCACCACCTGCTTTACCACTGGCCAAAATTCCCCGAAAAGCCGTTTCGATGGAAATTTGAACGCTTCCCGTGGGCAAGGAATGAAGAAGCGCTTCGCCGGTGGCGGCAAGGTCTCACCGGCTACCCGATAGTCGATGCTGGAATGCGCGAACTCTGGGCTACGGGCTGGATGCACAACCGGGTACGAATGATCGCCGCTTCTTTTCTTGTGAAACACCTTCTTAACCCATGGCAGGACGGTGCCGCCTGGTTCTGGGATACTTTGGTTGACGCGGATCTTGCTAACAACTCAGTAAGTTGGCAATGGGTCGCGGGCTGCGGGGTTGATGCAGCTCCATTTTTTCGTATTTTTAACCCGGTGCTTCAGGGCAGGAAATTTGACCCCAACGGTGCTTATGTGCGACGTTGGGTTCCAGAACTTACAAACTTACCGAATAGATACATTCATGAGCCATGGACAGCATCTAAAAATAGACTTGAGAATTCGGGAGTCTCTCTGGGAAA